A window of Clostridioides sp. ES-S-0010-02 genomic DNA:
TTAAATGAGCTAAAATTTGAGTCCAATTTCTAATTACCTTTGGTTCAAAATCTCCATTTCGGTCTCTTGGAATATTTAAAGTTATTTCTCCAAAATCTGATTTAACATTTTTATTTCTATATCCATTTCTAGAGTTTTAGTATTTTTATTCTTATTATCATACCTATCATAACCTAGATGCTCATCAAGCTCCGCTTCTAACATTTGATGAATTGTACTTGCAAATAAATCCTTTAACATGTCTTGAACATCTGTAGTTGTTTTAACATCATATTCTTCAATAAGTTTTTTTAATATTTTGTTTTTGTTAAACATAAAAAGTGTGCACCTTCATTTATATAGTGATATTTAATATTTTAATTATCATTACTTTTTAGAAGAATACACACTTTATTTTAAAGACCAAGTTAATATTAATTAATTTTATATTATAGAAATAAATTTTTCTAATGCTGGATTTGTATTGTTTTTATTCCATACAACTACAACCTCGATTCTATTTTGTACTTCATTTATAGGTACAATTGCAATATCCTGTTTTATCATAGTATCTACAACACAAAATGAAGGTAAAATGGATATACCCATGTTAGAGGCTACTAGTGACTCAATAGTATTAAAATCATTTGAACGTTGTACAACATTAGGTACAAATCCCGCTTCACGATATCTATTCTGTATCATGGATTTTTGCCCATACTCATCTCCTGTTTCCTTTACAAAAATAAACTTCTCATGTTGTAGCTCAATTAAATCAATAGAATCCTCATTGCAAAGTGGATGACCATGAGGCAAAAGAGCTACCAAAGAATATCTTTCTACAGTTTTATATTCAAAATCTTTTAATGGTTGATTCTCTGGATTAATAACAAAGGCAAGATCCATAAAATTATTTTTTACTAAGTTTAAAAGTTCAGTTATCTCGTTAGTACAAATTTCCATAGATATATTAGGGTATGTATTAGAAAATTCTTTTAAATATTGTTGGAATTTGTTTTTTTCATATCCTATTAAGATTCCAATACTCAAAGTTCCAAAAGAACCATGTGCAAATTGTTGTGTCTTTTCAATAGCGTCATTGATATTTTTTATTATAGTACGAGCCTCAGATAAAAAAACTTTTCCAGCTGGTGTTAGCTCAACATGTCGTTTACTTCTTGTAAATAGAGTCACATTTATTTTTTCTTCTAAAGCTTTTATTTGTTGTGTAACAGCAGTTTGGGAAATATAAAACTTTTCTGCTGTTTTGGTAAAACTTAGATTTTCTGCTACAGATATAAAATATTCCAATTGCTTAGTATTCAAATAATCACCCCTATTTAAACTTTATTGTTTGTAGACCTTATTCATATATAATTAAAACTTATTATAGTATAAGAAAATTTACTTTTAAATAATATTGGAAAATATTTGTATAAAAATATATGTTTTAGACATATTTCTATATTAGGTTTTATAAAATTATCAAAGATAGACTAACTACTCCATCCTCAACATAAGTAGGCTGGAA
This region includes:
- a CDS encoding LysR family transcriptional regulator, which produces MNTKQLEYFISVAENLSFTKTAEKFYISQTAVTQQIKALEEKINVTLFTRSKRHVELTPAGKVFLSEARTIIKNINDAIEKTQQFAHGSFGTLSIGILIGYEKNKFQQYLKEFSNTYPNISMEICTNEITELLNLVKNNFMDLAFVINPENQPLKDFEYKTVERYSLVALLPHGHPLCNEDSIDLIELQHEKFIFVKETGDEYGQKSMIQNRYREAGFVPNVVQRSNDFNTIESLVASNMGISILPSFCVVDTMIKQDIAIVPINEVQNRIEVVVVWNKNNTNPALEKFISII
- a CDS encoding transposase, translated to MFNKNKILKKLIEEYDVKTTTDVQDMLKDLFASTIHQMLEAELDEHLGYDRYDNKNKNTKTLEMDIEIKMLNQILEK